Part of the Caldisericaceae bacterium genome is shown below.
AGATAGTATTAAACGAAGAGGAATTGAAGCATATAGAGGAAATTTTTGGGGAGTATCTTTCAGAATCTGAAGCAAAAGACATAGTGCTTCTCAATAAAAGCGGAGAGCTCCTCGCAAAGAGTGGAGATATTACATCGGATGTTGCGCAGAATATTTCTGCTCTTGCAGCTGGTGTTTTTTCTGCAACTAACGAGCTTGCAAGACTTTTAGGTGAGAAAGAATTTACCATTACTTTTCACCAGGGTCAGGAGACTAACATCCATATATCTCTAATAACTCAAAATGTTCTTCTTGCAATGATTTTCGATAATCGATTGCCTATTGGTGCTATAAGGTTTTGGGCTAAAAAAGTAAGCAATTTTACAAAGCCGGTCATTGAAGAAGCAGAAAAAAGAGCCCTTACCCAAACCCAGAAAATAATGGATGAAGATATCAATAAAGATATAGAAGATCTTTTTTAGAATTTCTCTATGGTGAAAAGATGAGCACGATTAATTTCGCAAGAAAAGAGATCTCTTTTAAAATAGTTTATTATGGGCCTGCTATGAGTGGTAAGACAACTAACCTCAGACAAATCTATTCTGGATTGTCAGATAAAGTTAAAGGTGATTTTACAAGTATTGCAACGGAAACTGAGAGGACTTTATTTTTTGACTTCCTCCCATTGGAGCTTGGTAGTATAAAAGGTTTTACGATAAGATTGAGTTTATACACTGTGCCTGGGCAATACATCTATAGATTAACTAGAAAATCTGTGCTAAGGGCAACAGATGGTATTGTGTTTGTTGCGGATTCTCAAATGGAAAAACGAGAAGAAAATATAGAGAGTTTTAAAGATATGCTTGAAAATTTGATTGATTTTGGAGAAGACCCTGACAGCATTCCCATAGTTTTGCAGTATAACAAGCGTGATTTAGATAACATTCTTACAGTAGAAGAGTTAGAACAAGATCTTAATCCAAATAAGAAATACCAATATTTTGAAGCTATTGCAGCAAAAGGCATTAACGTTGTTGAGACTCTTAAAACGATTACTAAATTAGTTGTTCAAAAAGCATAAATATTCTATGAAGTCTACATTTATTGGAATTGCAGGAGGCACTGGTTCAGGAAAAACAACCGTAGCAAAGATTATTCAAAAATCCCTTGGCAAAGATAAAACAGCTATTATTTCTATGGATTCTTACTATAAAGATTTTCCAGATT
Proteins encoded:
- a CDS encoding GTPase domain-containing protein translates to MSTINFARKEISFKIVYYGPAMSGKTTNLRQIYSGLSDKVKGDFTSIATETERTLFFDFLPLELGSIKGFTIRLSLYTVPGQYIYRLTRKSVLRATDGIVFVADSQMEKREENIESFKDMLENLIDFGEDPDSIPIVLQYNKRDLDNILTVEELEQDLNPNKKYQYFEAIAAKGINVVETLKTITKLVVQKA
- a CDS encoding roadblock/LC7 domain-containing protein, translated to MEGRLSKIQIVLNEEELKHIEEIFGEYLSESEAKDIVLLNKSGELLAKSGDITSDVAQNISALAAGVFSATNELARLLGEKEFTITFHQGQETNIHISLITQNVLLAMIFDNRLPIGAIRFWAKKVSNFTKPVIEEAEKRALTQTQKIMDEDINKDIEDLF